A single genomic interval of Picosynechococcus sp. PCC 7003 harbors:
- the apcD gene encoding allophycocyanin subunit alpha-B, translating into MSVVSQVILRADDELRYPSSGELSGIKNFLATGAVRIRIAETLADNEKKIVDQAQKQLFSIHPEYRTAGGNAATTKQYNQCLRDYGWYLRLVTYGILAGDKDPIERIGLIGVKEMYNALGVPVPGMVDAIRCLKDAALGVLDSEEARIAAPYFDFIAQAMS; encoded by the coding sequence ATGAGCGTCGTTAGTCAAGTTATCCTGAGAGCCGATGACGAACTCCGCTATCCCAGCAGCGGTGAACTCTCGGGGATTAAAAACTTTTTAGCCACTGGGGCGGTACGGATCCGCATTGCGGAGACCCTTGCCGACAACGAAAAGAAAATCGTTGACCAAGCCCAAAAGCAACTGTTTAGCATCCACCCAGAGTATCGAACTGCGGGCGGAAATGCGGCCACCACTAAGCAATATAACCAATGTCTGCGGGACTACGGTTGGTACCTACGTCTGGTCACCTACGGTATCCTCGCTGGCGATAAGGATCCCATCGAAAGGATTGGCTTGATTGGGGTGAAAGAAATGTATAACGCCCTCGGTGTACCGGTGCCTGGGATGGTCGATGCGATTCGCTGTCTCAAGGATGCCGCTCTTGGTGTGCTTGATTCAGAGGAAGCAAGAATTGCGGCTCCCTACTTTGACTTCATTGCCCAAGCGATGTCCTAG
- a CDS encoding SWIM zinc finger family protein, which translates to MLETLDQQRWWVQRWLELLDSYRFKKRLERARIYAKAGNVLQIDFVEAQAIALVQGSEPEPYRVSLKLEPFSDEAWGYVVESLAQKALFSAQLLAGEMPAAIEQVFTENGLNLFPFTLADIHSRCTCPDKANPCKHIGAVYYQLGDRFNEDPFVIFQLRGRTKQQILDALRDYRRQHFATETAANLPSHDQAEIETSQPQQLPETIDVEQFWQYDHPLDPDLVVITPPTDGTTSLDLLGAIALNPEDAQAFQSYLNYVYGMASQKGLMRALQGLNASESA; encoded by the coding sequence ATGTTAGAAACCCTCGATCAACAGCGTTGGTGGGTACAGCGGTGGCTAGAATTGTTAGATTCTTACCGCTTTAAAAAACGCCTCGAACGGGCCCGCATCTATGCAAAAGCAGGCAATGTGTTGCAAATTGATTTCGTCGAGGCCCAGGCGATCGCCCTCGTGCAGGGGAGCGAACCAGAACCCTACCGTGTTTCCCTAAAACTAGAACCTTTTAGTGACGAAGCTTGGGGCTATGTGGTGGAAAGTTTAGCCCAAAAGGCGCTATTTTCGGCCCAACTGTTGGCCGGGGAGATGCCCGCAGCCATTGAGCAGGTCTTCACGGAAAATGGTTTGAATTTGTTTCCCTTTACCCTGGCGGATATTCACTCCCGCTGTACCTGTCCCGATAAAGCCAATCCCTGTAAACACATTGGCGCAGTCTACTATCAACTCGGCGATCGCTTTAACGAAGATCCCTTTGTGATTTTTCAACTGCGGGGCCGTACCAAGCAACAAATCCTCGATGCGCTTCGGGACTACCGACGGCAACATTTCGCGACGGAAACTGCGGCTAATTTACCCAGTCATGACCAAGCAGAAATTGAAACATCCCAACCGCAACAGCTCCCTGAGACCATCGATGTAGAACAGTTTTGGCAATATGACCATCCCCTCGATCCAGATTTGGTTGTGATTACGCCGCCCACTGATGGCACCACGAGCCTCGATCTCCTGGGGGCGATCGCCCTCAATCCCGAAGATGCCCAAGCTTTCCAAAGTTACCTCAATTATGTCTATGGGATGGCGAGTCAAAAAGGGTTAATGCGGGCCTTACAGGGGTTGAATGCGAGCGAATCAGCCTAA
- a CDS encoding D-alanyl-D-alanine carboxypeptidase family protein, giving the protein MSEEFDDLSVLDDIDIPEVVRDEDPEQSEKTTGSNPKQRLLLGLGGILIVGLGAIASRQFFQATPDPVAPEDVPSDVSTSEQGTSDAETTEQILGHFPYPEAEASELVAISADGRLKLRPAAAEKFLQMQADARQAGINLALLSAFRTIEEQQYLFFDIKEQRAQDTTKRAEVSAPPRYSEHHTGYAIDLGDGNVPATHLQENFEETAAFQWLQNNAARYSFELSFPRDNPQGIAYEPWHWRFVGDQDSLETFYKSRNLNP; this is encoded by the coding sequence GTGTCCGAAGAATTTGATGACCTCTCTGTCCTGGATGACATTGATATTCCTGAGGTCGTGCGGGATGAAGATCCAGAGCAAAGCGAAAAAACCACAGGATCTAACCCCAAACAACGCCTACTGTTAGGGTTGGGGGGAATTCTCATTGTCGGGTTGGGGGCGATCGCCTCGCGCCAGTTTTTTCAGGCAACCCCAGACCCCGTTGCTCCAGAGGATGTCCCCAGCGATGTTTCTACGTCCGAACAAGGCACCAGTGACGCCGAAACGACCGAACAAATTCTCGGTCATTTCCCTTATCCCGAAGCCGAGGCCAGTGAACTGGTAGCCATTAGTGCTGATGGTCGCTTGAAATTGCGCCCTGCCGCCGCTGAAAAATTTCTCCAAATGCAAGCCGATGCCAGACAAGCTGGGATCAATTTAGCCTTACTTTCTGCCTTTCGTACCATCGAAGAGCAACAATATCTATTTTTTGACATTAAAGAACAACGCGCCCAGGACACCACCAAACGGGCCGAAGTGAGTGCGCCTCCCCGCTACAGTGAACACCATACGGGCTATGCCATTGATCTAGGGGATGGCAATGTGCCAGCGACCCATCTCCAGGAAAATTTTGAAGAGACAGCGGCGTTTCAGTGGCTCCAAAATAATGCCGCTCGCTATAGTTTTGAGTTGTCTTTCCCCAGGGATAATCCCCAGGGTATTGCCTACGAGCCTTGGCATTGGCGGTTTGTGGGGGATCAAGATAGCCTCGAAACGTTTTATAAATCCCGCAATTTGAATCCGTAG
- a CDS encoding AEC family transporter — protein MTELLLQLALIYGKLGLGIGGGWLLGKYLPTILGRNLGKGLFWFGIPLSVFGFVRQVDLTGTLWFAPVVAWLAMGLCFGVAWLWLRYRSPDLSLPSQGSFLLVSSIGNTGYLGYPISLAIAGPETFAWALFYDLLGSLLWGYGVGVMVATYYGQGKNQTWLTRLKNMGTQVGINPSLWSLVLGLACKPLVFPEPVEWGLEVASWVVIGLAIILIGMRLGELEPGQEIPPVRSSLLIKMAIAPFLFGLILPLFNLPNVICLVLVLQIAMPPAFATLIVSETYALDRQLAVSSLATGTLLLLGTLPIWLLWFR, from the coding sequence ATGACAGAATTGCTGCTGCAATTGGCGTTGATCTACGGCAAGTTGGGGCTAGGGATTGGGGGCGGTTGGCTCCTGGGGAAATATCTCCCTACAATCTTGGGGCGCAATCTGGGAAAGGGTCTGTTTTGGTTCGGCATCCCTTTGAGTGTGTTTGGCTTTGTGCGCCAGGTGGATTTGACGGGGACTCTCTGGTTTGCGCCGGTCGTTGCTTGGTTGGCGATGGGACTTTGTTTTGGGGTGGCTTGGCTGTGGTTGCGGTACCGTAGCCCCGATTTATCGCTCCCCTCCCAAGGCAGTTTCCTGTTGGTTTCGAGCATTGGTAATACGGGCTATCTGGGCTATCCGATCAGTTTGGCGATCGCCGGGCCAGAAACCTTTGCCTGGGCGTTGTTTTACGATTTACTGGGCAGTCTGCTTTGGGGTTACGGAGTGGGGGTAATGGTGGCCACCTACTACGGCCAGGGGAAAAATCAAACTTGGTTAACACGCCTGAAAAATATGGGTACCCAGGTGGGAATCAACCCCTCCCTCTGGAGTTTGGTGCTGGGGTTGGCCTGTAAGCCGCTGGTTTTTCCGGAACCTGTGGAATGGGGTCTAGAAGTGGCGTCTTGGGTGGTGATTGGTTTGGCGATCATCTTGATCGGGATGCGCCTGGGGGAATTGGAACCGGGCCAAGAAATACCGCCAGTGCGCAGTAGTCTCTTGATTAAAATGGCGATCGCCCCGTTTCTGTTCGGCTTAATCTTGCCTTTGTTTAACCTGCCCAACGTCATTTGTTTGGTATTGGTGTTGCAGATTGCGATGCCGCCTGCCTTTGCCACCCTGATCGTTAGCGAAACCTATGCCCTCGATCGCCAGTTAGCTGTTAGTTCCCTGGCCACTGGCACCCTCCTTTTGTTGGGAACGCTGCCCATTTGGCTCTTGTGGTTTCGTTAG
- the aroC gene encoding chorismate synthase: MGNSFGHLFRITTYGESHGGGVGVVIDGCPPLVEISEAEIQAELDRRRPGQSRITTPRNEADRCEIMSGVFEGKTTGTPISILVRNKDQRSKDYSEMKEKYRPSHADFTYDAKYGIRNYEGGGRSSARETIGRVAAGAIAKKILKQVAGVEIIGYVKRIKDCEAVDIDPSQVTLEQVESNIVRCPDAAAAEKMIALIDEIRKQKDSIGGVVECVARKVPVGLGMPVFDKLEADLAKGAMSLPASKGFEIGSGFAGTLLTGQEHNDEFTVDGQGQIRTKTNRSGGIQGGISNGENIVLRVAFKPTATIGKAQQTATRAGEEATLAAKGRHDPCVLPRAVPMVEAMVALVLCDHLLRHQGQCRTLS; encoded by the coding sequence ATGGGCAACAGCTTCGGACATTTATTTCGGATTACAACCTATGGTGAATCCCATGGGGGCGGCGTTGGTGTCGTGATTGATGGCTGTCCGCCCCTAGTAGAAATTTCTGAAGCGGAAATCCAAGCGGAGTTAGACCGCCGTCGTCCAGGGCAAAGTCGCATCACCACCCCCCGCAATGAGGCCGACCGTTGTGAGATTATGTCTGGGGTCTTTGAGGGGAAAACAACGGGTACTCCGATCTCAATCTTGGTGCGCAATAAAGATCAACGCTCCAAGGATTATTCGGAAATGAAGGAGAAATATCGTCCTTCCCACGCAGATTTTACCTACGATGCGAAGTATGGGATTCGCAATTATGAAGGGGGGGGCCGTTCTTCGGCGAGAGAAACCATTGGTCGGGTGGCGGCTGGGGCGATCGCCAAAAAAATCCTCAAGCAGGTGGCCGGGGTGGAAATTATCGGCTATGTGAAGCGCATCAAAGACTGTGAAGCCGTTGATATTGATCCGAGCCAAGTCACCCTCGAACAGGTAGAAAGCAACATTGTCCGTTGTCCCGATGCGGCGGCGGCAGAAAAAATGATCGCCCTCATCGATGAAATTCGCAAGCAAAAAGATTCCATTGGTGGGGTGGTCGAATGTGTGGCCCGAAAGGTGCCCGTCGGTTTGGGGATGCCTGTATTTGACAAGCTAGAGGCAGATTTGGCGAAGGGGGCGATGTCGCTGCCAGCTAGCAAAGGCTTTGAAATTGGTTCTGGGTTTGCAGGCACCCTACTTACAGGCCAAGAACACAACGATGAATTTACCGTGGATGGCCAGGGCCAGATCCGCACCAAAACCAACCGTTCCGGCGGCATTCAAGGGGGCATTTCCAACGGCGAAAATATTGTCCTCCGGGTGGCCTTTAAACCCACCGCAACCATTGGGAAAGCGCAACAAACGGCGACGCGAGCCGGTGAAGAAGCAACCCTCGCCGCCAAAGGCCGCCATGACCCCTGTGTGTTACCCCGTGCCGTGCCGATGGTAGAAGCGATGGTCGCCCTCGTGCTGTGTGATCACCTGCTGCGGCACCAAGGGCAGTGTCGCACTCTCAGCTAA
- a CDS encoding ABC transporter permease, which yields MASRSKALQYYILVRLLLAPLMLLTIITVVFLLLRATPGDPADAILGNRAPEATKALLREQLGLDLPLWLQYVRYLGSLLQFDLGTSLTSRGLPVWEVIQQHFPATVELTLFGMIVAVVVGAGVGMLAASRQGTWLDVGGRLFGIITYALPLFWMGMVVQLIFSVQLGWFPLGTRFPLDVPPPPTLSGLYTLDSLLTGNFLQLKTALYYLVLPCCTLGILLSGIFERIVRVNLRQTLQSDYVEAARARGIPERKILWNHALKNALIPVITVLGLTFAALLGGAVLTEVTFSWPGLGNRLYEAISLRDYPTVQGIMVFFGAIVVMVSLVIDIVNALIDPRIRY from the coding sequence ATGGCCTCCCGCAGTAAAGCTCTCCAGTACTACATCTTGGTGCGTCTGCTCCTTGCTCCCTTGATGTTGTTAACCATTATCACCGTCGTCTTTCTGCTGCTCCGGGCCACCCCTGGTGATCCTGCCGATGCCATCCTCGGCAACCGTGCTCCTGAAGCGACCAAGGCCCTGCTCCGGGAACAACTGGGCTTAGATCTCCCCCTCTGGCTACAGTATGTCCGCTACCTCGGCAGTCTGTTGCAGTTTGACTTAGGAACATCCCTCACCAGTCGTGGTTTACCGGTGTGGGAGGTGATTCAGCAGCATTTTCCCGCCACAGTAGAATTAACCCTCTTTGGCATGATTGTTGCGGTGGTAGTGGGGGCTGGTGTCGGAATGCTCGCAGCCTCCCGCCAGGGCACTTGGTTGGACGTGGGCGGGCGATTATTCGGGATTATTACCTATGCCCTGCCCTTGTTCTGGATGGGGATGGTGGTGCAACTTATTTTTTCAGTGCAGTTGGGTTGGTTTCCCTTGGGGACACGCTTTCCGTTGGATGTGCCGCCGCCGCCGACCTTGTCGGGTCTCTATACCCTCGATAGTCTGCTCACGGGAAATTTTTTACAACTTAAAACAGCTTTGTATTATTTGGTGTTGCCCTGCTGCACCTTGGGGATCCTCCTTAGTGGTATTTTTGAGCGCATTGTGCGGGTAAATTTGCGTCAGACGTTGCAATCAGACTATGTGGAAGCGGCGCGGGCCAGGGGCATTCCCGAACGGAAAATTCTCTGGAACCACGCCTTAAAAAATGCTTTGATTCCGGTGATCACGGTCTTGGGGCTTACCTTTGCGGCCTTATTGGGGGGAGCGGTCTTAACGGAGGTGACATTTTCTTGGCCAGGCCTGGGGAACCGCCTCTATGAAGCGATTTCCCTCCGGGATTATCCGACGGTGCAGGGAATTATGGTGTTTTTTGGGGCAATTGTGGTGATGGTGAGCCTGGTGATTGATATTGTGAATGCGTTGATTGACCCCCGTATTCGTTACTAA
- a CDS encoding energy-coupling factor transporter transmembrane protein EcfT, which translates to MDLMRSLPIGLYLEQPQTWLHRLDPRVKLAWLMSFLIGPILANNLWRLGLVGLLIAITLTALIPLRVWKQQMGLLLIFCLVLFGVTLITPDGLVLDHQPRLPAEDLDIRQNYEYVVWQFKFISITRLKLDLGIKLSTQIFTLLYSTNLYLLTTAAEEITTGLEFLLGPLRRLKVPVTEILLTLTLSLRFIPLVLEEIQNLTRSVRTRAIAWKTLGFKQSMQLWLMVSEKLLENLLMRAEQMATAMDIRGFTSPNQHLVRWHQLRFHRWDWLILILLLPFWSLRFLWG; encoded by the coding sequence ATGGATTTAATGCGATCGCTGCCCATTGGGTTATATCTGGAGCAGCCCCAAACCTGGCTCCACCGACTAGACCCCCGGGTAAAACTCGCTTGGTTGATGAGTTTTTTGATTGGGCCGATTTTAGCGAACAACCTGTGGCGCTTGGGGTTGGTGGGTCTGTTGATCGCGATCACCTTAACGGCATTAATTCCCCTGCGGGTCTGGAAACAGCAGATGGGGTTATTGTTGATTTTTTGTTTGGTGTTGTTTGGGGTGACGTTAATTACCCCCGATGGCTTAGTGCTCGATCATCAGCCCCGTTTACCAGCAGAAGACTTAGACATTCGGCAAAACTATGAATACGTGGTGTGGCAGTTTAAATTTATCTCCATCACGCGCCTCAAACTGGATTTGGGTATTAAGCTCAGCACCCAAATTTTTACGCTGCTCTACAGCACCAATCTCTATCTTTTGACCACGGCAGCGGAAGAAATTACCACGGGTTTAGAGTTTCTTCTGGGGCCGCTGCGCCGACTCAAGGTGCCGGTGACCGAAATTTTGCTGACCCTGACCCTCTCGCTCCGGTTTATTCCCCTCGTGTTAGAGGAAATTCAGAACTTAACGCGCTCCGTCCGCACAAGGGCGATCGCCTGGAAAACCCTGGGGTTTAAACAAAGTATGCAACTGTGGCTCATGGTTTCCGAAAAACTCCTCGAAAATCTCCTGATGCGGGCCGAACAAATGGCGACGGCGATGGATATCCGGGGCTTCACCAGTCCGAACCAGCACCTTGTTCGTTGGCATCAACTGCGTTTTCACCGCTGGGATTGGCTGATTCTTATTTTGCTGCTGCCCTTTTGGTCATTGCGCTTCCTCTGGGGTTAG
- a CDS encoding universal stress protein, which produces MIRKILFADSGTGQVQDMLKNLLKLPAFKDTSINILHVVKEELTPDIEQKGYETGGKLLAQALQDLKLDPSNVNTILRQGDPKDVVCKVADEIDADLILMGSRGLKRLQSILANSVSQYVFQLTNRPMLLVKDDIYVRTVKKVMVAIDKSDAAMYGLDLALQMLRDYSGCELLLLRVNPDLPANLSLSQAEMDANPALAPAIQRAKQMGVAYKTLVAGGRPGATICNIAKDQNIDLLVLGSPDRRPSIAKSMPDLDRLLGTSLSDYVRVNAPCPVLLARTDAS; this is translated from the coding sequence ATGATTAGAAAAATTCTCTTCGCTGATTCTGGCACCGGGCAAGTCCAGGATATGTTGAAAAACTTGCTCAAGCTCCCTGCCTTCAAAGACACTAGCATTAACATCCTCCACGTCGTGAAGGAAGAGCTGACTCCCGACATCGAACAAAAAGGCTACGAAACCGGTGGCAAACTCCTTGCCCAAGCCCTCCAAGACCTCAAGCTCGATCCGAGTAATGTCAACACCATTCTGCGCCAAGGAGATCCCAAAGATGTGGTCTGCAAGGTCGCCGATGAAATTGATGCCGACCTAATTTTAATGGGTTCTCGAGGACTCAAACGGCTACAGTCGATTCTCGCTAATTCTGTGAGCCAATACGTGTTCCAACTCACCAACCGCCCAATGCTCCTGGTTAAGGATGACATCTATGTGCGCACGGTCAAAAAAGTCATGGTCGCCATCGATAAGTCCGATGCAGCGATGTATGGCTTAGATTTAGCCCTCCAAATGTTGCGGGATTACAGTGGTTGCGAACTGCTGCTCCTGCGGGTCAACCCGGATCTACCAGCGAATCTTTCCCTTTCCCAAGCAGAAATGGATGCAAATCCGGCCCTTGCGCCAGCGATTCAGCGGGCCAAGCAGATGGGTGTTGCGTACAAAACATTAGTCGCTGGGGGTCGCCCCGGGGCCACGATCTGCAATATTGCCAAAGACCAAAATATTGATCTCCTCGTCCTGGGTTCCCCAGATCGCCGGCCTTCCATTGCTAAGAGTATGCCCGACCTAGATCGCTTGCTGGGCACGTCTCTTTCTGATTATGTGCGGGTAAATGCGCCTTGTCCTGTGCTCTTGGCCCGGACTGATGCCAGCTAG
- the psbM gene encoding photosystem II reaction center protein PsbM, with amino-acid sequence MQVNDLGFIATILFVLVPTVFLLILYIQTNKTAS; translated from the coding sequence ATGCAAGTTAACGATCTCGGTTTCATTGCAACGATTCTTTTTGTACTCGTACCCACCGTTTTTTTGTTGATTCTTTATATTCAGACCAACAAAACGGCTTCCTAA
- a CDS encoding 2Fe-2S iron-sulfur cluster-binding protein, producing MANITYVPANKDVIAADGANLREKALQNGVDLYTFGGKLMNCGGVGQCGTCIVEILEGMENLSPKTDFEERRLKRKPPTYRLACQTLAHGDVVVKTKP from the coding sequence ATGGCTAATATCACCTACGTTCCGGCAAATAAGGACGTGATTGCGGCAGATGGTGCAAATCTACGGGAAAAAGCCCTACAAAATGGCGTGGATTTGTACACTTTCGGCGGAAAATTAATGAATTGCGGTGGTGTTGGCCAATGCGGAACCTGCATTGTCGAGATTCTCGAAGGCATGGAAAACCTGTCACCCAAGACTGATTTTGAAGAGCGGCGTCTCAAGCGCAAGCCCCCCACCTATCGCCTTGCTTGCCAAACCTTAGCTCATGGGGATGTGGTTGTAAAAACCAAACCCTAA
- a CDS encoding flavin-dependent dehydrogenase, which yields MEELLYLEVPTPDTDKVCHWLQTSWQPQHGEKQQTPTGIRLVANGAELSIFTWNLQRTTYVKVFAWSPGFPQPQGLCRQLKTDLEQAFPNQYPAPPEIQPGQSIFDALAADYPKTVEYFQKFPQGEFDLQRAYWWEKRWRETVKNPQAPQPVIFEKNHPVDPQLTQYDLVYVGGALGVIHAAVMARLGYKVLLIERLPFGRMNREWNISRSELQSLINLGLFDEAEIETLVAREYKNGFNKFFDGNNPSHLKANILYTPTVLNIAVASELLLEKCGEKLRAAGGEIWDQTEFIRADIGRERAQIYTKSLATGEEKMIQARLLMDAMGTASPIAAQLNQGRPFDSVCPTVGAVVKGFDPAVWDSNYGDVLNSHGDISRGRQLIWELFPGQGDEMTIYLFHYHEVHPENPGSLLEMYEDFFGILPEYRRCDMEQLTFEKATFGYIPGYFNVGAGDRQVAFDRLLAIGDAASLQSPLVFTGFGSLVRNLDRLTKLLDIALQKDLLNQQNLSKIRAYQSNIAVTWLFSKGMMVPTGMKLPPQRINAMLNTFFGLLADSPPEVAETFIKDRTTWLMFNKLALVAARQNPALLVWIWQMAGAKDFIRWVGAYLAFSFDAVLSLLLMGWLPQWLEKSEVWLGKKYPSLWLSLLSLKYRLTVGT from the coding sequence ATGGAAGAACTGCTTTATCTTGAAGTCCCCACCCCAGACACCGACAAAGTTTGCCATTGGCTACAGACCAGTTGGCAACCCCAGCACGGAGAAAAGCAGCAGACCCCCACAGGCATCCGTCTTGTCGCCAATGGGGCCGAACTCTCAATCTTTACTTGGAATTTGCAGCGTACCACCTATGTGAAGGTATTTGCTTGGTCGCCAGGATTCCCCCAGCCCCAGGGCCTTTGTCGCCAACTCAAAACAGATCTAGAGCAGGCTTTCCCCAATCAGTACCCTGCTCCCCCGGAGATTCAACCAGGCCAATCCATTTTTGACGCTTTAGCCGCAGATTATCCCAAAACAGTCGAATATTTCCAGAAATTTCCCCAGGGAGAATTTGACTTACAACGGGCCTATTGGTGGGAAAAACGTTGGCGAGAAACGGTGAAAAATCCCCAAGCACCCCAACCCGTTATTTTTGAGAAAAACCATCCCGTCGATCCCCAGTTAACCCAATATGACTTGGTTTATGTGGGCGGAGCTTTGGGGGTGATCCATGCCGCCGTCATGGCGCGACTGGGTTACAAAGTGCTGTTAATTGAGCGGTTACCCTTCGGCCGGATGAATCGGGAGTGGAATATTTCCCGCAGCGAGCTCCAAAGCCTGATTAACCTGGGCTTGTTTGACGAAGCAGAAATTGAAACCTTAGTCGCCCGTGAATACAAAAATGGGTTTAATAAATTCTTCGATGGAAACAATCCGTCTCACCTGAAAGCGAATATTCTCTATACACCGACGGTCTTGAATATTGCAGTGGCTTCGGAACTGTTGCTCGAAAAGTGTGGGGAAAAACTACGGGCCGCTGGGGGTGAAATTTGGGATCAGACAGAATTTATCCGGGCGGATATTGGCCGTGAACGGGCTCAGATCTACACCAAATCATTGGCGACGGGGGAAGAAAAAATGATCCAGGCTCGGTTGCTGATGGATGCGATGGGGACGGCTTCTCCCATTGCGGCGCAATTGAACCAAGGACGCCCTTTTGATAGCGTTTGTCCGACGGTGGGAGCCGTGGTGAAGGGGTTTGATCCGGCGGTGTGGGATAGCAATTATGGGGATGTTTTAAATTCCCATGGGGATATTTCCCGGGGTAGACAGTTGATTTGGGAATTGTTTCCGGGCCAAGGGGATGAGATGACCATTTATCTTTTCCACTACCACGAGGTACACCCGGAGAATCCGGGTTCTTTGTTGGAAATGTACGAAGATTTTTTCGGCATTTTGCCGGAGTACCGCCGCTGTGACATGGAACAACTCACTTTTGAGAAGGCGACGTTTGGGTATATTCCGGGTTATTTCAATGTGGGGGCAGGCGATCGCCAAGTGGCCTTTGACCGTTTGCTGGCGATTGGGGATGCGGCTTCGTTGCAATCTCCCCTTGTTTTCACAGGGTTTGGGTCTCTGGTGCGCAATTTAGACCGTCTGACGAAACTGCTGGATATTGCCCTCCAAAAAGACCTCCTCAACCAACAAAACTTAAGCAAAATTCGCGCCTACCAAAGTAATATTGCGGTGACTTGGCTCTTTTCTAAGGGGATGATGGTGCCGACGGGAATGAAGTTACCGCCCCAACGGATTAACGCCATGCTAAACACCTTTTTTGGGTTGTTGGCAGATTCTCCTCCAGAGGTGGCTGAAACCTTTATTAAAGACCGCACCACTTGGCTGATGTTTAATAAGCTGGCCCTGGTTGCGGCTCGCCAAAATCCGGCGTTGCTGGTGTGGATTTGGCAAATGGCGGGAGCAAAGGACTTTATCCGCTGGGTCGGTGCTTACTTGGCCTTTAGTTTTGATGCGGTGTTGAGCTTGCTGTTGATGGGTTGGTTGCCCCAGTGGCTCGAAAAATCTGAAGTTTGGCTAGGGAAAAAATATCCGTCTCTCTGGCTAAGTCTGCTCAGTTTGAAATATCGACTCACCGTCGGCACCTAA
- a CDS encoding HAD family hydrolase — MVTVQVGDRLFENITGIIFDKDGTLADSQNYLRELAQKRARLIDAQIPGVGEPLLMAFGMVDGVLDPTGLMAVGSHPENAIAAAAYIAETGRSWFEALDIAKKAFAEAEQMLGDRSHTSPLFAGSLEVLKFCHDAGLKLGILSMDSTANVEIFVKTYQLQDYIQLEMGAEFGLKPDPALFLKACATLGTEPHQTLMVGDAPGDIQMAKAAGAAGTVGICWGDATQAHLETADVAIANLDAVKILTS; from the coding sequence ATGGTTACAGTGCAAGTGGGCGATCGCCTTTTTGAAAATATTACGGGGATCATTTTCGATAAAGATGGCACCCTCGCCGACTCCCAGAACTATCTGCGGGAACTGGCCCAAAAACGCGCCCGGTTGATCGATGCCCAAATTCCAGGGGTGGGGGAACCGCTGCTGATGGCCTTCGGGATGGTGGATGGGGTACTCGACCCAACGGGACTAATGGCCGTGGGCAGTCACCCAGAAAATGCGATCGCCGCCGCCGCCTACATTGCCGAAACCGGTCGCAGTTGGTTTGAAGCCCTCGATATTGCTAAAAAAGCCTTTGCGGAAGCGGAACAGATGTTGGGCGATCGCAGTCATACATCACCATTGTTTGCCGGGAGCCTAGAGGTGCTGAAATTTTGCCACGATGCAGGTTTGAAACTGGGGATTCTCTCCATGGACAGCACCGCCAACGTGGAAATTTTCGTCAAAACTTACCAGTTGCAAGATTACATCCAACTGGAAATGGGGGCAGAATTTGGCCTCAAACCCGACCCCGCGTTATTCCTTAAAGCCTGTGCAACCCTAGGCACTGAGCCACACCAAACCCTGATGGTGGGTGATGCCCCAGGGGATATTCAAATGGCTAAGGCGGCAGGGGCAGCGGGAACTGTGGGCATTTGTTGGGGGGATGCGACCCAGGCCCATTTAGAAACGGCGGATGTGGCGATCGCCAACCTGGATGCAGTGAAAATTTTGACGAGCTAA